One genomic region from Ornithinicoccus hortensis encodes:
- a CDS encoding Crp/Fnr family transcriptional regulator produces the protein MDHHHVMKTPLFAALDETSAQRLMESMQRTQLHRSETVFNEGDPGDSLYIILTGKVKLARTSGDGRESLMSVLGPGEMFGELSLFDPGPRLSSAIAVADTKLISLGHQDLTEFLTAHPEVSMQMLAGMAHRLRRTNEGISDLVFTDVPGRVAKALLDLSRRFGQRSEQGVQVDHGLTQEELAQLVGASRETVNKALADFAGRGWLVLGAKSVTLIDLDRLRRRSR, from the coding sequence GTGGACCACCACCATGTGATGAAGACACCGTTGTTCGCCGCACTTGATGAGACCTCTGCACAGCGGCTCATGGAGTCGATGCAGCGCACCCAGCTCCACCGGAGCGAGACGGTGTTCAACGAGGGCGACCCGGGCGACTCGCTCTACATCATCCTCACCGGCAAGGTGAAGCTCGCCCGCACCAGCGGCGACGGCCGGGAGAGCCTGATGTCGGTGCTCGGCCCCGGCGAGATGTTCGGCGAGCTGAGCCTGTTCGACCCGGGTCCCCGGCTGAGCAGCGCCATCGCCGTGGCGGACACCAAGCTGATCTCGCTCGGCCACCAGGACCTCACCGAGTTCCTCACCGCCCACCCCGAGGTCTCGATGCAGATGCTGGCGGGCATGGCGCACCGGCTGCGCCGCACCAACGAGGGCATCTCCGACCTGGTGTTCACCGACGTGCCCGGCCGCGTCGCCAAGGCCCTGCTGGACCTCTCCCGCAGGTTTGGCCAGCGCAGCGAGCAGGGCGTCCAGGTGGACCACGGGCTCACCCAGGAGGAGCTGGCCCAACTGGTCGGTGCCTCCCGGGAGACCGTCAACAAGGCCCTGGCCGACTTCGCCGGGCGCGGGTGGCTGGTGCTGGGCGCCAAGTCGGTGACGCTGATCGACCTGGACCGGTTGCGGCGCCGCTCCCGCTGA
- a CDS encoding MBL fold metallo-hydrolase, which translates to MIDVTGGDAPWTGGPLGDRVWCQVCPNPGPMTLDGTNTWILSNPGSAEAVVIDAGPLDEGHLESVLARVTARGQRVGLALLTHWHDDHTGSAERFAELTGAPVRGAGRGEPFTDGEEVGVDGIGLRALLTPGHTRDSVSFLLPTEGVLFTGDMVLGRGTTVVNHPDGSIEAYLGSTRRMHGLASDGSVGTIAPGHGPVVAEAEQWLRYYLDHRQERLQQVGDAVAALRAEGAAPAPRAEGTGEEPDLADLVVQTVYADVPRTVWPAARNSVLAQLDYLGLS; encoded by the coding sequence ATGATCGACGTCACCGGCGGCGACGCCCCCTGGACCGGCGGCCCCCTGGGCGACCGGGTCTGGTGCCAGGTCTGCCCGAACCCCGGGCCGATGACCCTGGACGGGACCAACACCTGGATCCTGTCCAACCCCGGCTCGGCCGAGGCCGTGGTGATCGACGCCGGCCCCCTGGACGAGGGGCACCTGGAGTCCGTCCTGGCCCGGGTCACGGCCCGCGGCCAACGGGTCGGGCTGGCCCTGCTGACGCACTGGCACGACGACCACACCGGCTCGGCCGAGCGGTTCGCCGAGCTCACCGGGGCACCGGTGCGCGGTGCCGGTCGCGGCGAGCCGTTCACCGACGGCGAGGAGGTCGGGGTGGACGGGATCGGGCTCCGGGCCCTGCTGACCCCCGGCCACACCCGCGATTCGGTGAGCTTCCTGCTGCCGACCGAGGGCGTGCTGTTCACCGGCGACATGGTCCTGGGCCGCGGCACGACCGTCGTCAACCATCCCGACGGTTCGATCGAGGCCTACCTGGGGAGCACCCGGCGGATGCACGGGCTCGCGTCCGACGGGTCGGTGGGCACCATCGCGCCGGGCCACGGCCCGGTCGTCGCCGAGGCGGAGCAGTGGCTGCGCTACTACCTGGACCACCGGCAGGAGCGGCTGCAGCAGGTGGGCGACGCGGTGGCCGCGCTGCGGGCCGAGGGCGCCGCGCCGGCCCCGCGTGCCGAGGGCACGGGGGAGGAGCCGGATCTCGCGGACCTGGTCGTGCAGACGGTGTATGCCGATGTGCCGCGCACGGTGTGGCCGGCCGCCCGCAACAGCGTGCTGGCGCAGCTGGACTACCTGGGTCTGTCCTGA
- a CDS encoding NUDIX hydrolase → MTTDGPDAPYRDFLMPENLVGHARAWLEDSSGEPVVPKPSATVMLLRDTGQTAAALEVFVLRRTSTMPFAPGAVVFPGGGVDARDADPGVPWAGPTAQEWASTLHTDEVAARELVIAAAREVFEECGVLLAGPDQDSVVADLTDPAWDRERDELLAREQSFGELLIRRRLVLRSDLLQARAHWITPEAEPRRYTTRFFAARMPEGQRADDRTSEAVRADWVTPQQALADFAAGRERMLPPTVQMLEHLTAAPSVEALLATPVPLWPVMPWPVEHSDQMWMRAPIDAAGHGIRPRTT, encoded by the coding sequence ATGACGACCGACGGGCCGGACGCGCCCTACCGCGACTTCCTGATGCCGGAGAACCTCGTGGGCCACGCCCGCGCCTGGCTGGAGGACTCCTCGGGCGAGCCCGTCGTGCCCAAGCCGTCGGCGACGGTGATGCTGCTGCGGGACACCGGCCAGACCGCCGCGGCGCTGGAGGTCTTCGTGCTGCGTCGCACCAGCACGATGCCGTTCGCCCCGGGCGCCGTGGTCTTCCCCGGCGGCGGGGTCGATGCCCGCGACGCCGACCCCGGGGTCCCGTGGGCGGGACCGACGGCGCAGGAGTGGGCCAGCACGCTGCATACCGACGAGGTGGCCGCCCGGGAGCTGGTCATCGCCGCCGCGCGCGAGGTCTTCGAGGAGTGCGGCGTGCTGCTCGCCGGCCCCGACCAGGACTCGGTCGTGGCCGACCTCACCGACCCGGCCTGGGACCGCGAGCGGGACGAGCTGCTGGCCCGGGAGCAGTCCTTCGGGGAACTGCTCATCCGGCGCCGGCTCGTGCTGCGCAGCGACCTGCTGCAGGCCCGGGCGCACTGGATCACGCCCGAGGCGGAGCCGCGGCGCTACACCACCCGGTTCTTCGCCGCCCGGATGCCCGAGGGGCAGCGCGCCGACGACCGGACCAGCGAGGCCGTGCGGGCGGACTGGGTGACGCCCCAGCAGGCGCTGGCCGACTTCGCGGCCGGCAGGGAGCGGATGCTGCCACCGACCGTGCAGATGCTCGAGCACCTGACGGCGGCCCCCTCTGTGGAGGCGCTCCTGGCGACCCCCGTCCCGCTCTGGCCCGTCATGCCCTGGCCCGTCGAGCACAGCGACCAGATGTGGATGCGGGCGCCGATCGACGCGGCGGGACACGGCATACGACCCCGCACCACCTGA
- a CDS encoding RidA family protein, with product MSSGSAVEQRLAELGFSVPEVVPPVAAYVPAIQEGDLVFSSGQLPFVDGDLPATGKVGDGPGLVPADQAKQLAGLCALNAIAAVKSVVGDLDRVTRVVKVVGFVASDPSFTGQPGVINGASELLGQAFGEAGTHARSAVGVAVLPMDTPVEVEITVSVRS from the coding sequence ATGAGCAGCGGATCCGCGGTCGAGCAGCGGCTGGCCGAGCTGGGGTTCTCCGTCCCTGAGGTGGTCCCGCCCGTCGCGGCCTACGTGCCGGCGATCCAGGAGGGCGACCTCGTCTTCTCCTCCGGACAGCTCCCGTTCGTCGACGGTGACCTGCCGGCCACCGGCAAGGTCGGCGACGGCCCCGGCCTTGTGCCGGCCGACCAGGCCAAGCAGCTGGCCGGCCTGTGCGCGCTCAACGCGATCGCCGCGGTGAAGTCGGTCGTGGGCGACCTGGACCGGGTGACCCGGGTGGTGAAGGTCGTCGGCTTCGTCGCCAGCGACCCGTCGTTCACCGGGCAGCCGGGCGTGATCAACGGCGCCAGCGAGCTGCTCGGGCAGGCGTTCGGCGAGGCGGGGACGCACGCGCGCTCCGCGGTCGGCGTGGCGGTCCTGCCGATGGACACCCCCGTCGAGGTCGAGATCACCGTCTCCGTCCGTTCCTGA
- a CDS encoding DUF4177 domain-containing protein, whose product MPKWEYATVPLIVHATKQILDQWGEDGWELVQVVPGPDGTSLVAYLKREKG is encoded by the coding sequence ATGCCTAAGTGGGAGTACGCAACGGTGCCGCTGATCGTCCACGCGACCAAGCAGATCCTCGACCAGTGGGGCGAGGACGGCTGGGAGCTCGTCCAGGTGGTCCCCGGACCCGACGGGACGAGCCTGGTCGCCTACCTGAAGAGGGAGAAGGGATGA
- a CDS encoding NAD(P)/FAD-dependent oxidoreductase, translating into MAPSPDHFAPPEHVVVVGAGIVGLSTAWFLQQQGVRVTVLERSAVAAGSSWGNAGWLTPGMAIPLAEPSVLRYGIKAVLDPAAPLHVPITPDPGLWSFLLRFAARCTMPQWRRTMAALVPLNRMALDAYDEIEADPGLSARSTSGPFIAAFREHEHADGLLTEFEHIREAGLQIEHAEIDLAAMREAAPVITPSVRRAIRIDGQRFLDPGRYVAALGEAVRARGADLREGAEVRGLRHGPGGVAVDVVGAPPVLADAVVLATGAWLPQLARQYGVRTTLRPGRGYSFSVPQPLVDGQEQVQTPVYFPHERVICTPLAERVRVGGTMEFRGADEPLDPQRIASIVASARPLLTGLDLDSRQDEWVGSRPVTVDGLPLVGATRLPGVWVHGGHGMWGMCQGPATAKLLVEQMTTGVRPEALGPLSPTR; encoded by the coding sequence ATGGCACCGTCGCCGGATCACTTCGCCCCGCCCGAACACGTCGTCGTCGTGGGAGCCGGCATCGTCGGCCTCTCCACGGCCTGGTTCCTCCAGCAACAGGGGGTGCGCGTCACCGTCCTGGAGCGATCGGCGGTGGCCGCCGGCTCCTCGTGGGGCAACGCCGGCTGGCTGACCCCGGGCATGGCGATCCCGCTGGCCGAGCCCTCCGTGCTCCGCTACGGGATCAAGGCGGTCCTCGACCCCGCCGCTCCCCTGCACGTCCCGATCACCCCCGACCCCGGCCTGTGGAGCTTCCTGCTCCGGTTCGCCGCCCGGTGCACCATGCCGCAGTGGCGCCGCACGATGGCCGCGCTGGTCCCGCTCAACCGGATGGCGCTGGACGCCTACGACGAGATCGAGGCGGACCCGGGGTTGTCGGCGCGCAGCACCTCCGGGCCGTTCATCGCCGCGTTCCGGGAGCACGAGCACGCCGACGGACTGCTCACCGAGTTCGAGCACATCCGCGAGGCGGGCCTGCAGATCGAGCACGCCGAGATCGACCTGGCGGCGATGCGGGAGGCGGCCCCCGTCATCACCCCGTCCGTGCGGCGGGCCATCCGGATCGACGGTCAGCGCTTCCTGGACCCCGGGCGGTATGTCGCGGCGCTGGGTGAGGCGGTCCGCGCCAGGGGCGCCGACCTGCGCGAGGGCGCGGAGGTGCGCGGCCTGCGGCACGGCCCTGGCGGGGTCGCGGTCGACGTCGTCGGGGCACCCCCCGTCCTGGCGGACGCCGTCGTCCTGGCCACCGGCGCCTGGTTGCCGCAGCTGGCCCGGCAGTACGGCGTGCGCACCACGCTGCGCCCCGGCCGCGGCTACTCCTTCTCCGTGCCGCAGCCGCTCGTGGACGGCCAGGAGCAGGTGCAGACCCCGGTCTACTTCCCGCACGAGCGGGTCATCTGCACGCCCCTGGCGGAACGGGTCCGGGTCGGCGGGACGATGGAGTTCCGGGGCGCCGACGAGCCGCTGGACCCCCAGCGGATCGCCTCGATCGTGGCCAGCGCCCGTCCGTTGCTCACCGGGCTCGACCTGGACTCGCGGCAGGACGAGTGGGTCGGCTCCCGACCGGTCACGGTGGACGGGTTGCCCCTCGTCGGGGCCACCCGGTTGCCGGGCGTCTGGGTGCACGGCGGCCACGGCATGTGGGGCATGTGCCAGGGCCCGGCCACCGCGAAACTGCTGGTCGAGCAGATGACGACCGGCGTGCGGCCGGAGGCCCTCGGGCCGCTGTCACCCACCCGGTAA
- a CDS encoding alpha/beta hydrolase family protein, producing MADDPREVLTRPAPDPDRSVAFGPGAHEVYEVYAAASDPGGTAGDPGRWLVLVHGGFWRSGYDRTHLRPLAAALARDGHQVALLEYRGTGAQGGGWPTTFEDVRAGLAALHTGQMVREMLLVGHSAGGHLAVLLAHHHPRGVTGVVSLAGCLDLRMTAELGLGDRAAQALLGGEPDDLPDRYAEADPVALGAPPVPVRLVHGADDDRVPVGVSRSWMDRVGRPGTDRLVELPDCEHFGLIDPLRPAYAVLTEQVAAW from the coding sequence GTGGCCGATGACCCCCGCGAGGTGCTGACCCGACCCGCCCCCGACCCGGACCGCTCCGTCGCGTTCGGCCCGGGTGCCCACGAGGTCTACGAGGTGTACGCGGCCGCCTCCGACCCCGGTGGCACGGCGGGCGACCCGGGACGCTGGCTGGTCCTCGTGCACGGGGGTTTCTGGCGCAGCGGGTACGACCGCACCCACCTGCGGCCGCTGGCGGCGGCGCTGGCCCGGGACGGTCACCAGGTGGCGCTGCTGGAGTACCGCGGGACCGGCGCCCAGGGCGGGGGCTGGCCCACCACCTTCGAGGACGTGCGCGCGGGGCTGGCGGCGCTGCATACCGGGCAGATGGTGCGCGAGATGCTGCTCGTGGGCCACTCCGCGGGTGGCCACCTCGCCGTCCTGCTGGCGCACCACCACCCCCGGGGCGTGACCGGGGTGGTGTCCCTGGCCGGCTGCCTGGACCTGCGGATGACGGCCGAGCTGGGCCTCGGGGACCGGGCGGCGCAGGCCCTGCTCGGCGGGGAGCCGGACGACCTGCCGGACCGGTATGCCGAGGCGGACCCGGTCGCGCTCGGCGCGCCTCCCGTGCCGGTCCGGTTGGTCCACGGGGCGGACGACGACCGGGTGCCGGTCGGGGTCTCCCGGTCGTGGATGGACCGCGTCGGCCGACCCGGGACGGACCGGTTGGTGGAGCTGCCCGACTGCGAGCACTTCGGGCTGATCGACCCGCTCCGTCCGGCATACGCCGTGCTGACCGAGCAGGTCGCGGCGTGGTGA
- a CDS encoding ArsA-related P-loop ATPase, translating to MVRADDAASWHGGSGRPRLHVVTGKGGTGKTTVAAALALALAGAGQRALLCEVEERQGISQVLDVAPLGDLEQPVTAGLDGGEVIGLSAQAGTALVEYLRLFYKLGRAGDLLRKMGAIDFATTIAPGVRDVLLGGKIYEASRRTRGGRHTRPGAAGSADPHEYDAIVLDAPPTGRVGRFLNVTEHLADLARVGPIRAQADSISELLHSPATAVHLVTLLEQMPVQETADALTELTGTGLHPGAVIVNQVRATEAAAPLALLREDGQPDPEVLTDQLASVGIRPGPATVRGLLQTGREALDRWELEQALHTEVEAMGRPVLSLPHLPEGIGPDAVLRLAWALRDQGVAP from the coding sequence GTGGTGAGGGCGGACGACGCGGCGTCCTGGCACGGCGGGAGCGGGCGACCCCGGCTGCACGTGGTGACGGGCAAGGGCGGGACCGGCAAGACGACCGTCGCCGCGGCGCTGGCGCTGGCCCTGGCCGGGGCGGGACAGCGCGCGCTGCTCTGCGAGGTCGAGGAGCGGCAGGGGATCAGCCAGGTGCTGGACGTCGCGCCGCTCGGTGACCTGGAGCAGCCGGTCACCGCCGGGCTGGACGGCGGCGAGGTGATCGGCCTGTCGGCGCAGGCCGGCACCGCCCTGGTCGAGTACCTCCGGCTGTTCTACAAGCTCGGCCGGGCCGGGGACCTGCTGCGCAAGATGGGCGCGATCGACTTCGCGACGACCATCGCCCCCGGCGTGCGGGACGTGCTGCTCGGCGGCAAGATCTACGAGGCCAGCCGGCGGACCCGCGGCGGCAGGCACACCCGTCCGGGCGCGGCGGGGTCCGCGGATCCGCACGAGTACGACGCGATCGTGCTGGACGCGCCGCCGACGGGCCGGGTCGGCCGGTTCCTCAACGTCACCGAGCACCTGGCGGACCTGGCCCGGGTCGGGCCGATCCGGGCCCAGGCCGACAGCATCAGCGAGCTGCTGCACTCCCCCGCCACCGCCGTCCACCTGGTGACCCTGTTGGAGCAGATGCCGGTCCAGGAGACCGCGGACGCCCTCACCGAGCTCACCGGGACCGGGCTGCACCCCGGAGCCGTCATCGTCAACCAGGTGCGGGCGACCGAGGCCGCCGCCCCGCTGGCGCTGCTGCGCGAGGACGGGCAGCCGGATCCCGAGGTGCTCACCGACCAGCTGGCCTCGGTCGGGATCCGTCCGGGTCCGGCGACGGTGCGCGGGCTGCTGCAGACCGGCCGGGAGGCGCTGGACCGGTGGGAGCTGGAGCAGGCCCTGCACACCGAGGTCGAGGCGATGGGGCGTCCGGTGCTGTCGCTGCCCCACCTGCCCGAGGGCATCGGTCCGGACGCGGTGCTGCGCCTGGCGTGGGCGCTGCGCGACCAGGGGGTGGCGCCGTGA
- a CDS encoding ArsA family ATPase: MSGTTGAPGLDLGAVLADPAVQVVVCCGSGGVGKTTTAAALALRAAEHGRRVVVLTIDPARRLAQSLGLVELDNTPRPVAGVDTSAGGSLDAMMLDMKRTFDEVVLTHASPEAAQEILDNPVYQAVSSSFAGTQEYMAMERLGQLRAQAEAEGRWDLIVVDTPPSRSALDFLDAPARLGSFLDGRFIRLLTAPARVGGRASLKLFGTGMSVVNATLGRLLGRELLRDVQTFVLAMDTVFGGFRARADTTYALLQDDATRFVVVATPERDALREAGYFVQRLATDRMPLAGLVLNRVTVAAAPLSSARATAAAEALDEADPAAEGGPTHDAGEGPAWAPRHTAALLRTHADRAEVAARQRQLIQGFTAGHPRLPAVQVPAAAADIADLDGLRLVGSALAGGPGTDGSAPLAQT, encoded by the coding sequence GTGAGCGGCACCACCGGGGCGCCCGGGCTCGACCTGGGCGCCGTGCTGGCCGATCCCGCGGTCCAGGTCGTGGTCTGTTGCGGCTCCGGCGGGGTCGGCAAGACCACGACGGCGGCGGCGCTGGCGCTGCGGGCGGCCGAGCACGGCAGGCGGGTGGTGGTGCTCACCATCGACCCGGCCCGGCGGCTGGCCCAGTCGCTGGGTCTGGTCGAGCTGGACAACACCCCCCGCCCGGTCGCCGGGGTGGACACCAGCGCGGGCGGCTCGCTGGACGCGATGATGCTCGACATGAAGCGCACCTTCGACGAGGTGGTGCTCACCCACGCCTCGCCGGAGGCGGCCCAGGAGATCCTCGACAACCCGGTCTACCAGGCCGTCTCCTCATCCTTCGCCGGCACCCAGGAGTACATGGCGATGGAGCGGCTCGGGCAGCTGCGCGCCCAGGCGGAGGCCGAGGGCCGGTGGGACCTCATCGTCGTCGACACCCCGCCGTCGCGCTCCGCCCTCGACTTCCTGGACGCCCCGGCCCGGCTCGGCTCCTTCCTGGATGGCCGCTTCATCCGGCTGCTCACCGCCCCGGCACGGGTCGGTGGCCGGGCCTCGCTGAAGCTCTTCGGCACCGGGATGTCCGTGGTCAACGCCACGCTGGGCCGGCTGCTGGGCCGGGAGTTGCTGCGCGACGTGCAGACCTTCGTGCTGGCGATGGACACCGTCTTCGGGGGCTTCCGGGCCCGGGCCGACACCACCTATGCGCTGCTGCAGGACGACGCCACCCGGTTCGTCGTGGTCGCGACGCCGGAGCGGGACGCGCTGCGGGAGGCCGGCTACTTCGTGCAGCGGCTGGCCACCGACCGGATGCCGTTGGCCGGCCTGGTGCTGAACCGGGTCACCGTCGCCGCGGCGCCGCTGTCCTCGGCCCGCGCCACGGCCGCGGCGGAGGCGCTGGACGAGGCCGACCCGGCGGCCGAGGGAGGGCCCACCCACGACGCCGGCGAGGGACCGGCGTGGGCTCCCCGGCATACGGCCGCCCTGTTGCGCACCCACGCGGACCGGGCCGAGGTGGCCGCCCGGCAACGGCAGCTGATCCAGGGCTTCACCGCCGGCCACCCCCGCCTGCCGGCCGTCCAGGTGCCGGCCGCGGCCGCGGACATCGCCGACCTGGACGGGCTCCGCCTGGTCGGCTCCGCCCTCGCCGGAGGGCCCGGGACGGACGGGTCGGCGCCGCTCGCACAGACCTGA
- a CDS encoding penicillin-binding protein, producing MRLATALAKVTSLLGAFVAIAILMGLIGAGLLLPVVGATGTAAREGVGMFEQLPGDLERQPLAQRSRIQTADGKLISNPAQENRIIVDLDDISEEMQMAQVAIEDERFYSHGGLDPQGLARALASNATSDTTQGGSTLTQQYVKLMQQEEARRNEDSEALQQLAARSGMEGYVRKLRELKYAVTLEQRLSKDEILEGYLNLAFYGDNAYGVEAAAQHYFGVKAKNLNLPQAATLAGVVRAPGVTDPVHNPEAAVARRNVVLDKMYEQELISEKAWREARESELELEVHETRRSCMSSAHPYFCDYVTEWLLQNDALGATREEREQLLTTGGLTVTTTLDDELSKFVRNTTKDFTPRGNDYRLASAAAIVEPGTGHVLAIGQSSQYDIQESSDRISKTSVNWSVDYAYGGSEGFQIGSVAKAYTVVEALEKGVPMESNISVRRAVQVDANGNWNNPEEPGSRPVGTTHPAAIFTPDDFQEGCTLGQPEWAVRNAEDANHERQISLRKAVGWSVNTAFATLASQVGTCDIRDTMAAMGLNSGDGDEYGAGQAGVPPTFVLGADNASPLTVASSLATIAAGGLYCPPIPVLKIEDANGDEIPLADTQCEQVIDPDVAAGTAALMSEVIDPNGSGSLAQLADGREAAGKTGTADESKHTWFAGFTPNMSAAVWIGSPYEKYDGDLKDLTLGDHRVNGWLYGSKLAAPMWKQLMDRALDGEEIEEFDEPSQKMQYGEDKPVPDVTGMTVEEAIYELGKEGLAAQEVRVSSSAPVGTVVATSPGAGSTVKAGTTIRLSVSGGYTPPRSSPPPSAPPADDPPEDDPPEDEDPPEDEDPPEDDEPRFGPGATDESADTGVDAADGTEG from the coding sequence ATGCGTCTCGCCACAGCCCTCGCCAAGGTCACCTCCCTCCTGGGGGCGTTCGTGGCGATCGCCATCCTGATGGGTCTGATCGGCGCCGGTCTGCTGCTGCCCGTCGTGGGGGCGACCGGGACGGCCGCCCGGGAGGGCGTGGGCATGTTCGAGCAGCTGCCCGGCGACCTGGAGCGCCAGCCGCTGGCCCAGCGGTCCCGCATCCAGACTGCCGACGGCAAGCTGATCTCCAACCCCGCCCAGGAGAACCGGATCATCGTCGACCTCGACGACATCTCCGAGGAGATGCAGATGGCCCAGGTCGCCATCGAGGACGAGCGGTTCTACTCCCACGGCGGCCTGGACCCCCAGGGCCTGGCGCGGGCGCTGGCCTCCAACGCCACCTCCGACACCACCCAGGGTGGGTCCACGCTGACCCAGCAGTACGTCAAGCTGATGCAGCAGGAGGAGGCGCGGCGCAACGAGGACTCCGAGGCCCTGCAGCAGCTGGCCGCGCGCAGCGGCATGGAGGGCTACGTCCGCAAGCTGCGCGAGCTGAAGTACGCGGTGACCCTGGAGCAGCGCCTGTCCAAGGACGAGATCCTCGAGGGCTACCTGAACCTGGCGTTCTACGGTGACAACGCCTACGGCGTGGAGGCGGCCGCCCAGCACTACTTCGGGGTGAAGGCCAAGAACCTCAACCTGCCGCAGGCGGCGACCCTGGCCGGCGTGGTCCGGGCCCCCGGGGTTACCGACCCGGTGCACAACCCCGAGGCGGCGGTGGCCCGGCGCAACGTCGTGCTCGACAAGATGTACGAGCAGGAGCTGATCTCGGAGAAGGCCTGGCGCGAGGCCCGCGAGTCCGAGCTGGAGTTGGAGGTCCACGAGACCCGCCGCTCCTGCATGAGCTCGGCCCACCCCTACTTCTGCGACTACGTCACCGAGTGGCTGCTGCAGAACGACGCGCTCGGGGCGACCCGCGAGGAGCGGGAGCAGCTGCTGACCACGGGGGGTCTCACCGTGACCACCACCCTGGACGACGAGCTGTCCAAGTTCGTGCGCAACACCACCAAGGACTTCACCCCCCGCGGCAACGACTACCGGCTCGCGTCCGCGGCGGCCATCGTCGAGCCCGGCACCGGCCACGTGCTGGCCATCGGGCAGAGCTCGCAGTACGACATCCAGGAGTCCAGCGACCGGATCTCCAAGACCTCGGTGAACTGGAGCGTCGACTACGCCTACGGCGGCAGCGAGGGCTTCCAGATCGGCTCGGTCGCCAAGGCCTACACGGTCGTCGAGGCCCTGGAGAAGGGCGTCCCGATGGAGAGCAACATCTCGGTCCGCCGCGCCGTCCAGGTCGACGCCAACGGCAACTGGAACAACCCGGAGGAGCCCGGCTCGCGCCCGGTGGGTACCACCCACCCGGCGGCGATCTTCACCCCCGACGACTTCCAGGAGGGCTGCACCCTGGGCCAGCCCGAGTGGGCCGTGCGCAACGCCGAGGACGCCAACCACGAGCGACAGATCAGCCTGCGCAAGGCGGTCGGCTGGTCGGTGAACACCGCCTTCGCGACGCTGGCCTCCCAGGTCGGCACCTGCGACATCCGCGACACGATGGCCGCGATGGGGCTCAACTCCGGTGACGGCGACGAGTACGGCGCCGGCCAGGCCGGCGTGCCGCCCACCTTCGTGCTGGGCGCGGACAACGCCAGCCCGCTGACCGTGGCCAGCTCCCTGGCCACGATCGCCGCCGGTGGCCTCTACTGCCCGCCGATCCCGGTGCTCAAGATCGAGGACGCCAACGGCGACGAGATCCCGCTGGCGGACACCCAGTGCGAGCAGGTCATCGACCCGGACGTCGCCGCCGGCACCGCGGCCCTGATGAGCGAGGTGATCGACCCCAACGGGTCCGGCTCGCTGGCCCAGCTGGCCGACGGCCGCGAGGCCGCGGGCAAGACCGGCACCGCCGACGAGAGCAAGCACACCTGGTTCGCCGGGTTCACCCCGAACATGTCGGCGGCGGTCTGGATCGGCTCCCCCTACGAGAAGTACGACGGCGACCTGAAGGACCTGACGCTGGGCGACCACCGGGTCAACGGCTGGCTCTACGGCTCCAAGCTCGCGGCCCCGATGTGGAAGCAGCTGATGGACCGCGCGCTGGACGGCGAGGAGATCGAGGAGTTCGACGAGCCCTCGCAGAAGATGCAGTACGGCGAGGACAAGCCGGTGCCCGACGTCACGGGGATGACCGTCGAGGAGGCCATCTACGAGCTCGGCAAGGAGGGCCTGGCCGCCCAGGAGGTCCGGGTCTCCTCCAGTGCTCCGGTCGGGACCGTCGTGGCCACCAGCCCGGGTGCGGGCAGCACCGTCAAGGCCGGCACGACCATCCGGCTCAGCGTGTCCGGTGGCTACACCCCGCCGCGCAGCAGCCCGCCCCCGAGCGCCCCACCGGCCGACGACCCGCCCGAGGACGACCCGCCGGAGGACGAGGACCCGCCGGAGGACGAGGATCCCCCGGAGGATGACGAGCCCAGGTTCGGTCCCGGGGCGACGGACGAGTCCGCCGACACCGGGGTCGACGCCGCCGACGGCACCGAGGGCTGA